GAGTCCCAAGCCCGCCCCGCCCATGTCGCGGGCGCGTGCCTTGTCTACACGATAAAAACGCTCAAAGATGTGGGGAAGATCTTTTTCGGGAATCCCAATCCCCGTATCGCGGACGCTGAATTTGGCAAACCCCTCATCATAGCGAAGTTGCAAGGTCACCCGTCCCCCTTCAGGGGTGTATTTAATGGCATTCGTGATCAGGTTGAGCATAAGCTGCTTGAGGCGATCCGTATCCCCCTTGATGCGCACTGCTTCAATCCCTGCCGAAACAACCTCTACCTTTTTCCCCGCCAAAACTTTCGCTTGGCGGTAAAGCTCAAGGGCAAGGGTGTCCATATCGATAATCCGCATATCAAGTGGTAGCCGTCCGGCGTCTGCCTGTGCCAACAGCAGCAGATCGCCCACCAAACGCACCATCCGCTTGTTCTCGCTCTCAATCGCCTCTACTTCAAGGGAATCCATCTGCGGATAAAAGCGGCGGATGAGATCAACATTCCCTTGAATCGTGGTCAGCGGCGTCCGCAGTTCATGGGAAATATCGGCAACAAAGCGCCGCTGCGCCTTAAAAAGCCGTTCAAGACGGGCTAAGGTTGTGTTGAAGGTTGCCGCCAGTTGACCCAATTCGTCGTTCGCCCCCTCATAGGGAATGCGCTTGCTCAGGTCATCGGCGGCGGTGATTTGCGTGGCAATCTGGCTGATTGTCTCAATTGGCTGAAGCGCCTGCCCCGCAATGATCAACCCGATGAGGAAGGACACCACCAGCGCCACCCCCCCCGCTCCCACCATGACCCACACCAAGCGGCTCATTGCCGCTTTTAAGAGTGTCAACGGCGACATAATTTGGATAGCGCCAATGTGTCCCCCATCAGGGCGCACAAGGGGAAAGGTGGAGACTATCGCTGGCGTTCCGTCGTCTAGAATCACGTCAATCGTCGTCAACTGAACGTTCATCAAGCCTTGACGATCAAAGGGATAAATGAAGGTGGTGTTTGCCGTTTGCTCAATCATCCCTCCATCCCGTCCCCAGATTTGGACATACATCCCCGGTGCGGTGTAAATCATCTGCGAAAGTCGCCGTTGCAGCGGAGGGCGATTGATCTCGCCGGTGATCGTATCGAACGAGGAGGAGATCGTCTCCACAATGCCCTCGGCGGCAAGGCGCATGTTGTCTTGAATTTGCGTCCGCCACGCCCAGTTCAAAAGGGTGAAGGACGAAATCCCAAAAACGACGATCACCGTTCCTAAAAGGAGGGAGTACCACAACGTGAGGCGTGTACGGATTGACATACAAAACAGTCCCAACCATTCCCAATGGCGGCTAGTGTACATGATTCCCATAAGAGTGGGGTGAGCCACCAGCCTGATTCACACCCCCAGCTAAGGCATAAAGGCGGCGGACACACGGTTGCTGATGAAATAGGCATCAGGCGTCAGTCGCAGCCGCTGCCCATCGAATTCAATCAACCCCTGATCGCTCAACCGCCGCAGCACCTCACCGTAGATCGATTCAAGGGGAACGCCAAACCGCGCCCGAAAACCAGCCCGATCCACCCCCTCCTGAATCAAACGTAAGCCCGTGAATAGGTATTCCACCATCGCCTCGGCATAAGGAATCGGCGTTGAGGACGCTACCGCCGCCGAAAGCGGGAAGCGTGAGGGCGCGTTTGCCTCCATGCGGGCGAGATACAGTTGTAGATTGCCCATAACCTCATAACGTATGCCGTTCACAAAGCCATGCGCCCCCATGCCCACCCCTATGTAATCGCCATATGTCCAATACTGGCGATTGTGGCGCGATTCATATCCCGCCCGCGCCCAATTGCTGATCTCGTAATGGATGAATCCTGCTTCTCTCGTCCGCGCTTGTGCCATTTCATACATGGCTGCCGCTAAATCGTCGTCCGGGGTGGGGAGCGATCCCTTGTTCACCCGTCGGGTGAGTGCCGTACCGTCCTCCAACTCAAGGGCATACAGGGCGAGATGATCGGGGGCAAGGGCGAGGGCTGCCGTTAGGGTCTGCGCCCAGTTCTCTAACGTTTGGCGAGGGAGGGCGAAGATGAGATCAAGATTTACATTCGTGAAGCCTGCCCGTCGGGCGGCATCGACAGCGCGGGCGGTTGTCTCTGCCTTGTGATCGCGTGCCATCAGGCGGAGTTCATCGGGCTGCGCCGATTGCATCCCGATACTCAGGCGGTTCACACCGTGTTCACGGCAGGCGGCAAGGTATGCCTCGCTCACATCGCTCGGATTCGCCTCCATCGTGATCTCGGCGTCCGCTGTCACCGCAAAGGACTCCCGCACCGCGTGAAGGATCATCCCGATCTGGTCGGGTGTCAGGCGGGTGGGTGTCCCCCCTCCGAAATAGATGCTGTGCAAGGGGCGCTCGTGTTGGGCAAGGGAGGTCACCTCCCGACACAAAGCGCTGACATAGGCGGGGATCAGCGCTTCGGCACGGGTGACAATGGTGAAAGCACAGTAGGTGCAGCGCACCGCACAAAAAGGAATATGAAGGTAAAGCGAAAGCGGCGCTGTGGACATTAGGAGAGGCTTCACTCCTCTGCCTCTTTTTTCATTATCGCACAAGACAGCCCAAGTGGTTGCCCATCGGCGTGTTTCCTCGTAAGATCACCGCGTTGATACGATACCCACCCAGTTTATGAGCTTATGAGGGGCAGCCCGTCCATGACGACGCTTGACCAAAAAATGATTCAAGACCTGATCAACCTTCTTTCCCCGCTCGTCCTTGACCCCGACGAACGCCCTGCCGTTCTCAGCCAAGCGCTCGGTGCGGATCACCCCCTTATGGTGCAGCTTGATTTCAGCGGCGCGGCATCAACTTTCGTCGCCAATGCTGCCCCTTTGCTCAACACCTACGGCGAGGCAGACGGGCGCACCGCCCTTGACCGCCTGCGCACCTTTGCTGCCGCCCGCCGAGGGATAAACGCCCCGCCCCCGCCGCGTGTTTTCATCAGCTATGCCCGCAAAGATGGCGAGGCGTTCGCCGCCGGAATGCGCGAGGCGCTCTTGGCGGCGGGCATTCCACTCTGGCAAGACCGCGTTGGAATGGAAGGTGGGCGCGATTGGTGGGGACAGATCACCGACGCGATTGATCAAGTCCAATTCATGATCCTCATCATGACCCCCGCCGCTATGGAATCGGAGATCGTCCGCAAGGAATGGCGCTACGCCCGCGCTCAGGGCGTCTGTGTTTACCCCGTAAAAGGGGCGATGGGGCTGGATTTTGCCTCCCTCCCTCGCTGGATGCGCGACGCCCATTTTTACGATCTCGGCGTTGACCCCGCCACCCTGATAGCCGGCGCGGAGTGGGCGAAATTTACCCGCGATCTTGCCGCCCCTTGCGAGACTCCCCGTGTTCCCTTTCCCTATGACAAGGAAAAATACAGTGGGTTTGTCCCGCGCCCAACTGAATTTGAGGCATTGATTACGCTACTTTTGGATGAATCGCGGGAGTCCCCAAAGGCGATCACGGCGGCGCTGCGTGGGGCGGGCGGCTATGGCAAAACCACCCTCGCCCGCGCCCTGATTCACGATGAACGCATCCAAATTGCCTATGACGACGGGATTCTTTGGGTGGAACTTGGTGAGGCGGTGGACGACGCCCGACTCCTTGCCAAGATGAACGATGTGATCGAAGCGCTCAGCGGAAAACGCAACGAAGCAGCCACGCTAGAGCGCGGCAAAGAACGGTTTGCCGAACTCTTGGCAGATCGGGACATTCTGATCGTCATTGATGATGCGTGGCGAAAAAAAGATGTAGACCCCTTCCTTGTGGGCGGCGGACGCTGCACACGGCTGATCACCACCCGCAACAGCGACACCCTCCCACGAGGGGCGCAGCATCTCCCCGTAGACGCCATGAAACCCAATGAAGCGGTGGTGCTCCTTGCCGCTGGTCTGCCTGACGGGGAAGAAGGGGCGCTGGCAAACTTGGCGCGGCGCTTGGGGGAGTGGGCGCTTCTCCTAGCGCTGGCAAATGGTGTTTTGCACGAGCGCATCGGGCGCGGCGAAACGCTGGCAGAGGCGCTTGATTACGCCGATAAAGCGCTCACCAAGCGCGGTCTTGCCGCCTTTGATGCCCGCGATGCCGGATCGCGCAATGACGCCGTGAAGGTGACGCTAGGCGTCAGTTTATCCCTTCTGAAAGCAGCCGAGACTGGGCGATTCTCCGAATTGGCGATCTTCCCCGAAGATACAGACATCCCCTTGGAAACCGTCGGGCGCTTGTGGGCGGCGACGGGCAACCTTGATGAATTTGACACCGAGGAACTCTGTGGGCTGCTCTATTCCCGTTCGCTCTTACAGAGTTTAGATTTAGGGCGGCGGGTGATTCGCCTTCACGATGTCGTGCGCACTTATCTAAGCGATGAGCATACCAACGCCCTCAAAGGCTGGCATAATCAGTTCTTGGGCGCGTATAAACTTTCCGAGTGGTGGCAGCTTTCGCACAGCGAACCTTACCTGTGGGAAACCCTCGCTTACCATTTGCTGGAGGCGGGACGCCGGGAGGACTTTTTCCGCACCGCCGCCGATTTACGCTACATTGCCATAAAAACCTTGCTACAAGGGACACTGAAAACAGAAGGGCTGCTCCTCAGCGCTATTCAGCAGGGGGAGTCCGATCCGGCTCACAAACTGCCCCCTATCCTCAGGACTCTCACGAATCGCTATCAGACCTCCGCCCATATGCTGGAGCGCTGTTCCACCCTGAATGAGGTGGGGGCGACCCTCCTCGTGCGCATTTTGGGTGGAGATGGTCAGGCGGCGCTGGAATCATTTATTCCCACACCCTACATCACCGCCATTGAATCCCTTCCCGACCTGCCCCACCCCTCCCTCATCCGCACACTGACGGGGCATGGCTCTGGCGTCACGGGCTGTCTTTTCACCCCCGATGGCAACGAAATTGTCTCCAGTTCGTATGATGGGACGCTCAAAATTTGGCATATTGAAAGCGGCGCGGTGCGCCTCACCTTGCGCGGGCATAGCGATTCCGTTCGGGCGTGCGCCATCAGCGCCAATGGCACGCTGATCCTCTCCGCTTCCAACGATGGGACGCTCAAACTCTGGGATCGGCACACGGGCGAAGAACGCCAAACGCTCAGCGGGCATGACAGCCGCGTGACCTGCTGCTCCCTCAGCGCTGACGGCAAAACTGCCCTCTCTGGCTCTGAAGATAAAACTCTAAAAATCTGGGATGTGGCAAGCGGGCGCGTCCGCTTCACCTTAGAGGGACACACCGAGAACATCTGGGGCTGTGCGCTCACCGCTGATGGCAAACGGGCGGCGTCTGCCTCCGCCGATGGGCGGCTCATTGTGTGGGATGCCCTGAGTGGGCAGCCCCTTCAAACGATTATAGCGAACGAGGTCGGCGTGACTGGCTGTGCATGGGGACACAACGATCAGGCGCTTCTCGCCGCACTTGTCGATAAAACGGTGGGCGTTTGGGACGCCCTCAGCGGTGAGTCGGAAATGACGTACATAGGGCATGAAGGATGGGTGAACGCCTGCGCGTGGATGGGTCCATACCCAATCAGTGCTTCGGCGGATAAACATGTTGTTGTCTGGGACATCAATTCACGACGGCAGTTGGAAATCCTCAGTGGTCATACGGGCGGCGTCAACGCCTGTGCCGCCTACGAGAACTACATTGTTTCCGCCTCGGTAGACCGCACGCTCAAACTATGGGAAATTCCCGTTTCGGTCTTCACCACCCACCCCGATAGCCACGCCGAAGCGCTGTACGAAGAAAAACCTATCCGCAGCCTTGCGGTAAACCTCTCGCCTACGGCAAAAACCCTTGTCGTCACCTCTCAAGGCGATCTGCTCAATCGTTATGAATCCTCTTCCACCGCCGCCGAGATTTTAGAAGACAGGGGGCAGGTGGATCGTCTCATCTTCAGCCCTGATGGGCAGCACCTTCTTGGTCTGAACGAATTAGGGCGCACCCTGACGATTTGGGAGACGAACACGTGGCAACCGATCAAAACGATTGGTAGTTTTGGCGCCTCGCTCTACGATGCGGCGATCAGCCGCGACGGAACGCTGATCGCCACCGCCTCTAGCTCTGCCCGTATTTACCGCTTTGGGCAGAACGTGCCGCTGATCAAGTTCCGCGAGACGGGACACATCATGCGCAGTGTCGCCTTCAGCCCCGATGGGCAGCAGCTTATCAGCGGGGCGGCAGATGCCAGCCTCACCATTTGGGAGGTGGCAACCGGCAATGCCCTGCACACCATACGCCGACATGCAAAGGTCGTTCGATGCCTCACCTACAGCCCCGATGGACGGTTCATCCTCAGCGGCGACGTGATCGGCACAATCTACCGTTGGGATGCCCGCTCCGGCAACGCTTACGGCGGGGTGAGCGCTCACGACGGCGTGATCAACCGTATTGTCTTTTCCCCCGATGGGCGGCACATTCTGACCTGTGCCATTGACGGCGTGCTGAAGGTATGGGACGCCACCCTCACAACACTGATTGCCGCTTTTTATGCCGATGGGGCGATTTACGATGCCGCTTGGCTGCCCGATGGGGAACGGATCGTCGCCGGGGGAGAGCGCGGACTCTATTGGTTGAAGGTCGTCTGGTGATGGTACACTTCAGTACAAGTCATTTCAAAACCCCACCTTTTGCCCCCCGTAAACGGGGAGGGGATGTTCATCCTCTGTCCCTACAAGCGGGAAAAGGGGGTAGGGGGATAGGGGTTTTTGAAAGACGCTCTAGCGTCCTACCCTACCCCGCACGGAGTCTGCAATGAACCTGACGCTTGAAGACATGCGCCGATTGGTACAGATTTTGAGCAGCCTTACCGATTTAGCCAACGATGTGGGGCGGGGCAATGTCCTTCGCTTGGCGGGCTTAGAGCGCTTTATTGCAACGATGGCGCCGGGGCTGAACGTTCAAAACTATGTCGTCCTGCTGCTTTCCGAATTGCAAACGTTCGGGATCGATCCGGCGGCACACCGCCACGTCTTAGCGATGTACCTGGACTATATTCAGGAAACCTACCTTGTGGGTCGCTCTGATGATCGGAATTTTGTTCGGGCATTGATCGGTTTGCCGCCTATAGAACTGACTGCCCCTGTGCCGCCCATTCCCACCGCGCCCGTCGCGCCCAATCGGATCACCATCCTGTTCCTTGCTGCCAACCCCACAGCGACAACCCGCCTTCGCTTGGACGCCGAATACCGCCAGATTGATCAGCGCCTTCTTGCCGCCCGCTTTCGGGATCGCTTCATGCTTGAACTATCGCCCGCCACCCGCCGAGGGGATTTGCAACAAGCGTTTTTGCGGTTTACCCCGAACATCGTCCATTTTTCCGGGCATGGTAGCGAACGCAGCGAGATTATCCTTGAGGATGCCAATGGGGGAGCGGCTGCCATTCCCCGTGAGGCGCTCAGCAGCCTGTTCAATATCCTAAATCAGGATGGACAGATACGCTGTGTGGTCTTAAATGCCTGTTACAGCCAAGCCCAAGCGGAAGGCATTGCCGAGTCGGTGGATTGTGTGGTGGGCATGGCAGATGCGATTGGCGATAACGATGCCATTGCTTTTGCCGAAGCGTTCTATCAAGCGCTTGCCTATGGGCGCAGCGTGAAACAAGCTTTTGAACTGGGCAAAAACGCCATTGATCTCCAACGCTTGCCCGATGCGTTCGTCCCCCAATTGATCACGCGGGCGGGGGTTGATCCCGCCGCGATCACCTTTGCCTGAGCAAGACGCCTCACCACCGCCGTTCGATCATGTACTGCCCCCACGTGATCAACAAATCGCGGTAAGGCGTGGGGGCAAGTATCTCAATTTCTGTCAGCGCCCCTTCCACCATCCGCTGCGCGACAGACTGTGTGTACTGGATCGCCTCCACATCGCGCAGGACGGCTGTCGCGGCGAGGATCGCTTCCTCACTGGCGTCAGAGCGCCCAAAGGCATGAAGAAACGTCTCCCTTTTTTTGCCAACCGCTTCGCGCAGCGTATGCAGGGCAAGGAGGGTCATTTTCCCCTCGCGCAGATCAGCGCCGACAGGTTTTCCGGTGATCGCCGTCTCCCCAACGACTCCTAGAATATCATCCTGAAGTTGGAACGCCGTCCCGCACGTCCCGCAAAAACGGGCGATCTGGGCGACTTCTGGGGTGTTTCCGCTGGCATCCCCTAACCCGATCATCGCTCCCGCACGCCCCGCAAATTCATAGAGGACGCCAGTTTTTTTGCGAAGCATGGCAAGGATTTGGTCTTCCGTTGGGTTAAACGCATCGCGGCTGGTGAACTGCACATCGAGTGTTTCACCCTCCAACAGCAAAAGCTGAACGTCCGTCGCCAACTCCCCCACAAGGCGTAGTACCAGCCGAGGATCAACCCCAAATTGGGTGTGCAGATCGTGGAACAGCATGTAAGACCACGATTGCTGAGCATCTCCGGCAAGAATGGCAATCACCCGCCCGTAATGCTCAGCGGCGTCCCCCGTCAGACCGAATTCTTGCGCCCCGCGTTGGGCAAATTCCACATGGACAGTGGGCTTGCCCCGCCGCAGCGGGTCTTTATCGATCACATCGTCATGGACGAGAGTCCACGTGTGGTACACCTCAATGCCCGCCGCCGCCGGAATCGCCACCTGTTCATCGCCGCCCACCGCCCCACAACTTAGCAGCATCACCGCCGGGCGAAGGGATTTCCCTCCCAGTTTGAGGTAGCTCAACGCTGCCTGATGGATATGTGGCGGCGAAAGGCGGGCGGCATATGGATGATTAAAAATATAGTCATAAACGCGCCCACGCCGTTCAGCAAGTTCTTTCAGAAGCGCATCAAAACGCTGATCTATCTTTATAGCCATTCCTAAGTGCGTCACCCTACCTTTTGTGAGCCATATAGACTATTCCTCAGCGCAGATTCTAGCGAAGCGGGCGCAAAAATGCCGGATCAACGCTGATCGGTTGGGTAAGCTGCACCTGAATGTACTCCGTCCCATCAGCGGTACTGGCGCTTCGCCCCAACCCATAGGGGACGAGGTTGTTATTGGCAATCACAATAGACTGTTCGGCGGAAGGGTAAATAGCGGCGATAGAACGGTAGGGGTATTTGAAGGGATTGCTCAGCCCAAAGGCATCACGCGCATTGTTGAAAATAGGGTCTACAGCGATTCCATTCGGATCCTCCACATTCAAGAGATCGGCAAGGGGGGTCTTGGCGCTCGACCCATTGCGTAGGTTGATTAGGAACACCTTTTTGAAGGCGGCACGGCGGTTTTCGCCACTATCGAGTTCGATTATCATCGCTTCATCATTGTTGATCATCGTCATCCCGCCAACCTGATCGGCATCCCGATCCAGATTATAGGTAGTTGCTAGTGCCTCGAAGGAACGGGTCGTCAGGTTGAACGCCCGAAAGGTGATTCCCCGTCCGCCGTTGTGTTGGGCAATGATCAACGCCGACTCATTAGGCGTCACCCCCATCCCTTGTAAACGTCCACCATCAAGGGCAATCGGCGGCTCTAGCAGTTTTCCGTAAGCGTCAAAGCGCAGCAACGCGGGAGTCATTTCTTCCGCAACCCAATACGAATTTCCTACGCGGCTCATGGCGCGAGGGCTAAAATCTGCGCCCGTCAGATAGCGCGTTTTGCTATCGCCATTCACCAATGGCTTGCTCACATAGCCGTTGGGGTCAGCAAGGATTTGCCGATCCAACTGGACGACTTCTCCAGTTCCACTCCCCACCCGCCGGAAACTCAGTTCAAACACATAGATGCGCAGTTGGAAATCGGCGCTGCTTTGCCCGCCAAACTGTCCACTGGTCAGTGCTACCCATGTCCCTGGATAGGCGCCGGGAAGGATCGCTGTGATTGAGCCGACAGGCTGGCTGTCAAAGGGGATCTTCACGCCGTTGATCAACGCGCCTTTCCCCAGCGCCACCCCCGCTGGCGGTCCATCATTCAGGTAATTGGAGGGCAATATGGCACGTCCGGTCAGTTGGGCGCGGGTCTGGGCAGAGACCACGCCGGGCAAACTAACAAGAAGGGCGGTCACCAAAACCCCCAAAACAAAGGCGGCGCGGCGTGTGTTCATCATCTAATTCCCCATTAGGCAGCAGCTTCATATAGAATCTATAGAAGCTATTGTACCCCTGACCGCCCTCTGTGTCTTTGCTTCCCTCCAAAAGCCCCCAAAAGGTGGGGTTATGAAGGGGAATCAAAAAACCCCACTCTTTACTGGGGTTTCTTTTGAGCGGGCGATGGGACTCGAACCCATGACCTTCTCCTTGGCAAGGAGACGTTCTACCACTGAACCACGCCCGCATGATAGAAGAAAGTATAGATCACTTTGCCAAACTTGGCAAGAGCAATTTTGGCGCCGCGTTTTGCCGCGTATTCTCCCTTTTCAGCCAGACCTTCCCTTCAGAGTCAGGCTTGCCGGATTATGCGTTTTAAGCGATACTTTGAATTCGGAGGTGCTACCGTATTATGCAGCCAACACGGGCTATTACCAAGCGAATCCTCCCCGGTTCGCTCACGGGCATCCAAACTTGGGTGCGTCTCATGGGCTATCTGCGCCCCTATCGCCGTTGGGTTGTCGTCACCGCCATCGCGCTCACCGCATCTACCATCCTTGCTATTCTCATCCCGCGTCTGCTCCGCGACGTGATCGATATTGGCGTGACGCAAGGCGAATCATCGTTTATGGTTGCGGCGGGTGCGCTCGTCATTGGCTTGGGCATTTTTCGTGGAGTCTCGGGCTTCCTCTTTCGCTTTTTTGGCGAGCGCCTTTCCCACTACATTGCCTATGACATTCGCAACGAAGTCTACGACAAGGTACAGCGCCTGCCCTTTGCCTACCACGACAGTGCCCAAACGGGGACACTGATCACCGTTGCCATCAGCGATGTGGACGAGGTGCAGCGGTATTTTGGCTTCGGCTTGATCGACGGTATCAACACGCTCTTATTGTTTGCGGGCGTCACCGTCATGATGCTGACGACCAACCTCTGGCTCACCCTAATTGCCCTCACACCCCTCATTCCTCTGGCGATCCTCTCTGTACGCTTTGCCCGACAGGTTGATCCGCGTTGGCGCGGCATCATGGAGCGCGTCCAAAAGTTGGGCAATCACCTTCAGGAAAGCGTCATCGGGGCGCAGGTCGTTCGTGCCTTTGCCCGTGAGGATTACGAGATCGGCAAATTTGCCTACCAAAACGTTGAATTATTCAACCAGCAGCTTGGGCTAACCCGTACATGGGCATACTTCTTGCCCCTCAGCGCGTTCATCGTCACCTGTTCGGTGGCAGCGGTGCTGTTTGTGGGGGCGCTTTTAGAGCGGGCAGGCATGGCGGGCGTCACCGTGGGGACAGTGGTCGCTTTCAACGCCTATGTGCTGCTCTTAGGGCAGCCTCTCCGCTTTTTCGGTTTTGTGATCATCCTTACGACGCAGGGCGTCACCAGCAGCCGCCGCATCTTCGATATTTTAGACGCCGCCGAAGACATCAAAGATGTTCCCAACGCCGTGCCGCTCCCCCCCATTAAAGGGCATGTCCGGTTCGAAAACCTCAGCTTTCGTTACCCCGATGCGCCTGATTACACCCTACGAGGGATCACCATCGAAGCGCAGCCGGGACAGGTGATCGCCCTTTTGGGCAAAACCGGATCGGGCAAAAGCAGCCTGATCAACCTGATCTCTCGCTTTTACGAGGCAACACAAGGGCGCGTCCTAATTGATGGGAGAGATGTGAAAACGGTCACGCTGGAGAGTCTGCGGCGGCAAATTGGCGTTGTCTTACAGGAATCCCTTTTGTTTTCGGCGTCCATCCGCGAAAATATCGCCTATGGTCGCCCCGATGTTTCCGAGGAGGCGATCATCGCCGCAGCAGAGGCGGCAAACGCACACGGCTTCATCACCGAATTTCCCGATGGCTACGACACGCTCATCGGTGAGCGCGGTGTGACACTTTCCGGCGGGCAGCGCCAGCGGATCGCCATTGCGCGGGCGCTGCTCATCGATCCGCGCATCCTCATCCTTGACGATTCGATGAGCAGTGTCGATACGAAAACAGAATTCCTCATCCAAGAGGCGCTTGAACGGCTGATGAAAGGGCGGACGACCTTCGTCATTGCCCAACGCCTCACCACCGTCCAAAACGCCGATACCATCCTCGTCTTAGATCACGGCGAGATTGCCGAACGCGGCACGCACGCTGACCTTTTGGCACGTGATGGGCTTTACGCTGATATTTACCGTTTGCAACTCGAAGATCAAGAACGCCTGCGCCGTGAACTCATGGTGACGGGCGGTTTGTTGGAGGCGAAACCGTAACCCCCTATGGGAATGATGCTCTCAGCAACAGCCGAACATACGAAAAAGGTCTTCGATTGGGCGGTGACGAAACGCCTTTTCACCTACCTTCGCCCTTTCCGCAAGCAGCTTATCCGTGCCTTTGCAGCGGCGGTTCTCACCGTCGTTGCCGCTGTTGTTGGCTCGCCCCTGATCGGCTTCATTGTCGAACGGGGCGTTCAAAACCGCGATCTGATGGCGGTGGCTGTGGGTGTTTTGGTTTACCTTGCCGCCGATGGCTTTGGCACGCTTGGCTTTCACCTTCAAGTGCGGAATATGTCCTACGCCGGGCAGCATGTGATCCAAAAACTACGCGATGAAATGTTCGCCCACATTCAGCACCTCTCGCTCTCATTCTTCAGCACCTACGAAACAGGGCGGCTGATCGCCCGCGTCGTGGGCGATGTCAACGTCCTGCGCGAGGCGCTCACCTTTGCCATTGTTGGCACGTTCCGCGATCTGATGATCCTGATCGGTATTCTGATCGCCATGACGCTGATCAACCTCCCCCTAACGTTGGTGGCGTTGGCTGCTTGCGCCGCCTTGATCATTGTCGCCAATGTCTGGCGTATTTATGCACGCAAGGCATACAGCGCCGTCCGCGAGACGAACGCCGTTGTCAACGCCGAACTCAGCGAAGCCTTCAACGCCGTCCGTGTGACCCAGGCGTTCGCCCGTGAGGGGTTTAACTACCGCCGCTTTGCGGAGGAGAAGAATCTTGCCCACCGCAAGACGAACACCCGCGCCGCGCTGATTAGCGCCGGATTTTTCCCGACGATTGAACTCGTTGCCGGCGTGACGAT
The genomic region above belongs to Anaerolineales bacterium and contains:
- a CDS encoding ABC transporter ATP-binding protein, with the translated sequence MQPTRAITKRILPGSLTGIQTWVRLMGYLRPYRRWVVVTAIALTASTILAILIPRLLRDVIDIGVTQGESSFMVAAGALVIGLGIFRGVSGFLFRFFGERLSHYIAYDIRNEVYDKVQRLPFAYHDSAQTGTLITVAISDVDEVQRYFGFGLIDGINTLLLFAGVTVMMLTTNLWLTLIALTPLIPLAILSVRFARQVDPRWRGIMERVQKLGNHLQESVIGAQVVRAFAREDYEIGKFAYQNVELFNQQLGLTRTWAYFLPLSAFIVTCSVAAVLFVGALLERAGMAGVTVGTVVAFNAYVLLLGQPLRFFGFVIILTTQGVTSSRRIFDILDAAEDIKDVPNAVPLPPIKGHVRFENLSFRYPDAPDYTLRGITIEAQPGQVIALLGKTGSGKSSLINLISRFYEATQGRVLIDGRDVKTVTLESLRRQIGVVLQESLLFSASIRENIAYGRPDVSEEAIIAAAEAANAHGFITEFPDGYDTLIGERGVTLSGGQRQRIAIARALLIDPRILILDDSMSSVDTKTEFLIQEALERLMKGRTTFVIAQRLTTVQNADTILVLDHGEIAERGTHADLLARDGLYADIYRLQLEDQERLRRELMVTGGLLEAKP
- a CDS encoding esterase-like activity of phytase family protein, giving the protein MMNTRRAAFVLGVLVTALLVSLPGVVSAQTRAQLTGRAILPSNYLNDGPPAGVALGKGALINGVKIPFDSQPVGSITAILPGAYPGTWVALTSGQFGGQSSADFQLRIYVFELSFRRVGSGTGEVVQLDRQILADPNGYVSKPLVNGDSKTRYLTGADFSPRAMSRVGNSYWVAEEMTPALLRFDAYGKLLEPPIALDGGRLQGMGVTPNESALIIAQHNGGRGITFRAFNLTTRSFEALATTYNLDRDADQVGGMTMINNDEAMIIELDSGENRRAAFKKVFLINLRNGSSAKTPLADLLNVEDPNGIAVDPIFNNARDAFGLSNPFKYPYRSIAAIYPSAEQSIVIANNNLVPYGLGRSASTADGTEYIQVQLTQPISVDPAFLRPLR
- a CDS encoding polyprenyl synthetase family protein; protein product: MAIKIDQRFDALLKELAERRGRVYDYIFNHPYAARLSPPHIHQAALSYLKLGGKSLRPAVMLLSCGAVGGDEQVAIPAAAGIEVYHTWTLVHDDVIDKDPLRRGKPTVHVEFAQRGAQEFGLTGDAAEHYGRVIAILAGDAQQSWSYMLFHDLHTQFGVDPRLVLRLVGELATDVQLLLLEGETLDVQFTSRDAFNPTEDQILAMLRKKTGVLYEFAGRAGAMIGLGDASGNTPEVAQIARFCGTCGTAFQLQDDILGVVGETAITGKPVGADLREGKMTLLALHTLREAVGKKRETFLHAFGRSDASEEAILAATAVLRDVEAIQYTQSVAQRMVEGALTEIEILAPTPYRDLLITWGQYMIERRW